ACTCAAGAGATAGCTACGGCACTTAAAGTACTCATGATCGGTAGAAAATATTTAAgcgaatttataggaaacgtagcgaggaagattccgacaataggggaaatcataaccttagacttTTTCAAATCCTGTCTACAATATTTGCCTTGTTAGTTACAAATTACTGTATTTTTAATTACTTTGATCTTAGTTAGTAAACTCTCAAATTGTTATATAATCTTTCTGAAGGTTAATTGCTTGAATTCGTGCAAAACTATTAGTTGTAATTGGCACGTtatttccctgtgggattcgactccggacttataaaTCGGATTATATATGCAGcgaccgctagacctcttaggaggcatagttaggcgtgatcaaattttggcgtcgttgccggggaagcAATAGTGTTACTAATTACAGCTATAAGAATTGTTAGGATTCTTAGTTTAGTCAATTTTCTCCATTTGTATTCATtacattgaaattctaacgtttgtGGTCTTGTGTATTATAGGTGTATGCCTAGAAACTCTTCAAGAACCGGTGAATTATTTGAAGCATTGCCGGATCCTGAGAAAACTTTCAAGACATTAAATCGTGCAAACTgtaagcacctaatttttgactatatttgaatttttatcaccttctactatgtaaatattttcagaatttaatatatattttataaatatatatatatatatatatatatatatatatatatttagagagagagagagagagagagagagagagaaaaaattattaataagtTAAAAGgtctattagtattatttttattattatttttatctttacttttaaataaaatgaattaaaaaccgaaaataaataaaaattaattattatgttttttaaaaaataaatttcggatgggaattaaaaaatagaaaaagtagaaatataaaattaaaaagtaaaagtaaaactaggtagaaattgtttaataaaaaaaataaaagaaagtggaaaattaaaaaataaaagtaaaagaatgtgaaaatttaaaaaataaaaagtaaaataaagttggaattaaaaaaaaaagaaaggttatctgatttttttttttataaaaaaaaggtaaaagtaagtggaaaataaaaaaagaaaagtaaaataagtggaaaataaaaaaaaaagtaaaaaagtgggattttaaatatattaaaagtaaaaaaagtgagaaattaaaaaataaaagtaaaggaaagtggggaattatttttttaaaaaaaataagaaaaatgggaagtgaaaattctttttaattaaaaataaaaaaaataaaaaaataaaaataaaaatctgaaaataccGAAAtaaatttctataaatagaagagaaatgtgatgaaagagagagagagagagagagagagagagagagaaaggaaaaaatagggaggaaggaattgagaaaagtttattttcttcttctaggataaggaaatttctactcgtgtcattctttcttcggctttctttcgaaaaatccagcagcTTCACCACCCCAAAACTACCATCCCTTGACCACTTTTGAGCCATCATtaacccctcccccctcccccccaaagaaaagctccaaaaatagccactaaatcgtcagttttgcaaggtcgtttgaggttgcaagttgagatttgccgctcgagttttccgtggtccgaagggtccagttgagagctatccgatcattgagtggttgtaatttagatccacaatcatcaatacaaaggttcacttctctttctattttatttttttctcattaatgttttgggtcactcagttttaatttaattttgagtatgatatgatcgagttcgcatctgagtgtgctaagattaatttattctcatgttgagtatttgttaagattaatttattgtcctttttagtaattcatatggttaattttattgatgaatatgtattaattcgttactttttttgtttattcaatgaagtaatggctTTCCATTTTAACATGCTTCagtttcattttgatctcctGTCTTAGCGACTAAATTGATCCTGCCTGTATCTATCTTTTCctgccataaatttagtctaatttcaaatattggttagcagtaaaattataagagattaggttgggccatgattggtgtaagactttTAATTAGACTTCCCTAGCGTATTTATGGGGTAATTGTTGCAcatgaccaaaaacaaataaacattcacaagctagccaacttttttcataattaatttacttcatttcctccataacaatatacatacctcatgaccttacaataatgtcaaaattagtaattgaataatattcgaacaccgTAACTTGATTTAggtgcgattaataataaatcatcgtgactatgggtacggatCTTGTggtatagtcatgatacgtaaaccccaattcaagtgcacgtttcacgcgacttgatcataacttcaaataataataaaaataaacatgttgtaaatcgcgggtgcatttcacatggcgcggtttgcaatgtgtaccaaaatgacaagtgtgcgatatcgcgacttgttcaaataaattccataaatattaaaaagcggtaaaggacaaaaatgcacaataggtttaaaacatataataaatcagataattacgccaagtattaattgttaagcgaccgtgctaaaaccacggaactcgggagtgcctcacaccttctcccaggttaacagaatttcttacccgatcttctgtgttcgcagaccataaataagagtcaaatttcctcgatttgggattataaaataaatcggtgacttgggacaccataaattattccatgTGGTgactctaaataaataaataatcccattttgaataatgtcacttaaattggaaaaactctctataccctcgggaaaaaggaggtgtgacacaaacaagaaagaaaaacaacATCATCACCCAAGAGAACAAATTGAACCAGACATGGgtgactgtgatgacccaaaatattatttttaaatttaatgattaattatgtgatctaaacactatttaccattactcgacttgcgtgtgcagtccgtaaaaattttccggaaatttttcaggtgaaaaatggattaaaatgtgaattagatgcttaaaacacaactgagttgactttgatcaatattttgagcaaacggactcggatcaatattttgacaggtccggtaggtccgtatcgtgaattgggacttaggcgtatgcccgaaatcaaattctgaggtccctagcccgagatatggaattttgatgaaaaatttaaagtttaagttcaaatagtgaccggatgtcgaattatgtgtaaataaacccaaaatagaattttgatgattccaacagctccgtatggtgattttggacttaggagcgtgatcggaattttatttggaagtccgtagtggaattaggcttgaaatgccgaaagttgaatttttgggaagtttgaccgagggattgactttttgatatcggggtcaaaatccgattctgaaaatttttatagctccgttatgtcatttatgacttgcgtgcaaaatttgaggtcaattggactagatttgataggttccggtattgtttgtaaaaattgaaagttcaaagttcaagattttgatttgaggtgcgattagtcgttttgatgtggtttgaagcctcgactaagttcttattgtattttgggacatgttggaataattggttaaggtcccgaaggtctcgggtggaattcggaaggtaaacggaatagatttcggacaaagaaggttgctggaaatttgtagaaatttcgccagaaatttctggtatgtggagccaattttggaagcttatatctcgtaattcataaggaatcaaaacattgtcaaaacatgaaagttgtagtcgtttgtttATAGTTTCcctaaagttaaaccattcattatttggacatttgtacagaaagttatgatggattgaatgaaggctggtagagcagcttcgccagaaattctgatgcatggagccgactttggaagcttataccttgcaattcataaggaatcagaaaagttgcaaaacatgaaagttgtagtcggttgattctgatttccagaacgttaaaccatttattatttggacatttgtacataaagttatgatcaattgaaggaaggctaGCAGAGCAGTTTctgatggacttttagtgacgaaaaaatggacttttagtgacggattggcagaaacttaaggaccaaaaaatggtcatttcattcatttcgttttggatttttggagcacggttcttgagcgatttttgggcgattttcacggaaaaacattggggtaagtgttccttatcctatattgattatatttcatgattccatactcatttacatcatgaatccgtgaatttatggaagaaaaatcaagatttttgcaaaatcttccaaaaataaaaatttaagattgggaggtcgagttgttatcggattttgataaaattggtatgggtggactcgtaattgaatgggttatcgaattttatatgtttcgtcggattccgagatgtgggccccacgggcaaattttgagttaatttcggattttaatgaaaatgtaacattttcttatgaaattgattactataatttttgttgactgcatCGAATTAactatgactagatacgagtcgatcggagtcggaaaatcgagaaaaaagcataatacttggttaaattggagcaagtcgagataagtgacttgtctaaccttgtgtgggaaaaattttccctagaattgatattaatgtgattattgaaatgtgttgaaagtcatgtacacgaggtgacgagtgtgtacacgggctaaattatgaaagattatatttttaaattgtgtagatcactgttgcgcatttattaaattattttatcttgttatattcttcatcattgatctgagatatatacttcaaatttgtttgatcttttcttactaattgttttacctgtttagttgaaacttggtttcttttattctgtgcattatttgaaggttgattttctttaaattaaatattattaatatgaagtatttgacatttttaaacttgatattgaagcaacgtagtaaagattttgaaatattattttcctaaattatttactcctgaatatttttatactcattgtgagggagccgtgagctctttattgtggaagaatattattgttgaattattaagACATGAgtcgtgaactctttattgtggaaaaatattattgttgaattattttgacatgagccgtgagctctttattgtggaaaaatattgttgttgaattattttggcaagttaaattatttgagcacctgaggtgcaaattgtgatatattgtgatattgatacgcatgcggtggtataaggtctgggtgttgaaacgcatgcggtgagataagggtggcttgatacgcgtgggtagtaggggaactactagaagtcatgcggtgtgataaggatagctaaaacgcgggatgctatttcggaaaaaatattttctttaaaataaattgtgaaggctcccgctgtgagataaggaaatgagatattgtgaatttgtttataatttgggattacgaggcggtacctcgggagtgcccttattgatattgatttatagtcccagttgcctttgattattgttgtgattttcttcaagttggaaataattctgttttgttttcacgaggtatttaattgccattatttgatgtaattaaatatgacatactacttgattcatttccattatcattttatcttataatattattttcattttaccatgccattatttattctccagtagggcctgacctgacctcgtcactactctaccgaggttaggcttggcacttactgggtaccgatgtggtgtactcatactacgtttctgcacatcttttgtgcagatcaaggtacatcttatcagaccacgcatcggtaaactagctgtacgaggagacttcgaggtatatctgccagcgtccgcagactccagagtccccttctatcttactatgttgtcttccttatttgctttagattcTAATATagagagacatagagaataaattcttagaagcttgtgacttatttctaccggattttgggagttgaaattgtttgaattgtagtttatttatttcagatatttattattattccgcattgataggcttaccttgtcttagagactaggtgccatcacgacatcctacggagggaatttggagtCGTGACAGTGACGCTTTGGATAATCAAAACAATCGAAACAATGTGAATGACCCGAATAATCAGGGTGTGgcgcctcttgtgccagaagcagctttgtatgattgggcacaacccactgCTGAAAATTTGGCAACTGCAATTgtagtccctcagatacaagcagagtcatttcaaatcacaaacaacatgctataTCTGCTGCAAAACAAGGGACTGTTCTATGGatcttacattgaagatccacaACAGCATCTGAAAAAATTTCTGTCAATTTGTGTCATGCAAAGGCAACCAAATGTGACACCAGAAGCAATAAGACTGTTGTTGTTTCCATTCTCAATGATAGGAGAAACCCAAACTTGGCTTAATTCTCTCCCCATAAATTCCATCAcaacttgggaggaattagtcaagcggTTTTTGAATaagttctacccacccaataagactgccaagcaggttgatgagatattgagcttcGGGCAGAAACCATGTGAAACATtacaagaaacgtgggagagATTCAAAGGTAtactggttaagtgtccacatcatgacATCCTAGATCACATGTTGGGACAACGGTTTTACATGGGATTGGCGGACAGCttgaaggccaatgttgatgcttcagcaggtgtAGCATTTTTAAGCAAGTCATTTAGAGAGTGTACGGTCCTGCTAaataaaatggctcaaaaatcgggatggatgacaagagattccacaatcacccatatagtTCACTCAGTAGCATTGGACCCGAACAATTCCATAGCCGAAAATATGGCCACTCTGCtgacgcaaatgagtatcctcaccaagaagATTTATGAATCATGTCAGAAGCAGGTACGCATAGTTGACACGACTAATGGGGGATTATGTATACCACGCATTAACCAACCATACGTGTGTTCATGGAGCGGTGAAAGTGACAACCAGAATTATCAAGAGAACATGAACTATGTGGGCAACTATGGAGGACAGAGACAAGGTGGTCAGAACTGGGGCAGCAAAATCAGCAGTATAGACCAGCACAACAACAGTACAAAAATACcaacaatcctggagctatgcgaccacaAGGTCAAGTAGTACCTTACCAAAAGCAACAAGGATACATCCAGCAAAATCAGCAACCAACtaatcaacaacctcaacaacagCAGATAGTGAGATAGGATGATGGGTTATCTGAAATTAAAGAAATGTTGCAACAACTCATTGGGGCCaaagggaaaatggaagaaaaggtCCACCAAATGCAAGAAAAGGTAGTGTCACACGATTCGGCTATCAAGGGTATTGAGATTCAACTAGGGTAATTATCTATGGCCCTTAACAATCATCCTCAAGGAACGTTACCTGCGGACACACATGTCAATCCAAAAGAGCAGGGCCCGAAGCCGCTTATGGCGGCGATCTTGAGAAATGGTAGAGATCTTGATTTAGAGCAATAAATTGCTCGTGAGAGCGGGTCAACTGAAACACTTGTGTCAGTGCCAATTGAGTTAGATGAGTCAACTGGGCTAACATAAGTAAGAGTGCAACCAGCCCACGaggaaataaataaggaaaaagaGGTTGCAGAGGAGACTGAGAAAATACAAGAGAAGGTTTTCGAAAAAGCGCCTGAGCAGGGTCTAACTCAAGCCACGGAAAAGAAGCGACCTTCAGCACCCTTCCCGCAGAGGttggccaaatatcagaaggATGAACAGTACaaaaaattcatggaaatgctgaagcaaattcagGTAAACATTCCTCTAATTGATGTTTTGAGGGAGATGCCCGGTTATgtaaaaatgatgaaggacttaaTGTCTCGTAAGTTCGACTTCCAAGACTTGGAAACTGTCACATTGACATAAACTTGTAGTGTTGTTGTGTCAAGACCTATAGCTGAGAAGTTATCCGACCCTGGAAGCTTCACAATTCCATGCACCAGAGGTAGCTATGCATTTGCCAAagcattatgtc
This region of Nicotiana tomentosiformis chromosome 4, ASM39032v3, whole genome shotgun sequence genomic DNA includes:
- the LOC104095251 gene encoding uncharacterized protein — its product is MLYLLQNKGLFYGSYIEDPQQHLKKFLSICVMQRQPNVTPEAIRLLLFPFSMIGETQTWLNSLPINSITTWEELVKRFLNKFYPPNKTAKQVDEILSFGQKPCETLQETWERFKGILVKCPHHDILDHMLGQRFYMGLADSLKANVDASAGVAFLSKSFRECTVLLNKMAQKSGWMTRDSTITHIVHSVALDPNNSIAENMATLLTQMSILTKKIYESCQKQVRIVDTTNGGLCIPRINQPYVCSWSGESDNQNYQENMNYVGNYGGQRQGGQNWGSKISSIDQHNNSTKIPTILELCDHKVNVVVSRPIAEKLSDPGSFTIPCTRGSYAFAKALCHLGASINLMPLSIYKKLGIGRARPTSMLLQLADRTVKIPSGILDDVLVHVGKFVFPADFIILDCKVDDEIPIILGRPFLATGRALIDCETGELKMRLNNEEITFNVQKSMRRPSEFANCSLLDTVDAIMEEDDDTPNAKKPSNSLAYELRRSKW